One Triticum dicoccoides isolate Atlit2015 ecotype Zavitan chromosome 4B, WEW_v2.0, whole genome shotgun sequence genomic window carries:
- the LOC119291373 gene encoding uncharacterized protein LOC119291373: MMLILEAILMLLLHAIFVDFKAIHPLNVSVVTLILRIVLGFRYEEESHNYAPQQSYSAPIHIPKHQEMLPMELNGPPFGQPTPSTQVPTQDEFDDIDKLALLSLEFTWSAKDDPIRKVILDEMKKIKSGNELVEEVKKIEKNINAGSTISSQLELSNSGIPLDTCEVPIPSHPAEKDSKCLEEEIPQIEDVLVAKAQDDPELKCPSDQVEDPMSIPPEEVKEAAVDEDEEHEIHLPIVIPERDVSGLPNPLDDMRPYDSFASTLHCMMPSVKVDLEKYFLVYDHIYPVSGITHINDDHSYFPRASPMLNETYHSHASIELNDKYHPHVSVDLADFYHPKHVLYSYAYVIGYSIDDLEGIIPTTCIVSLVECSFRFLLLHRSLHADQVRGDIPWDPGGLRAWG, translated from the exons ATGATGCTTATTCTAGAGGCCATCCTTATGTTGCTCCTACATGCCATATTTGTGGATTTCAAGGCCATTCACCCGCTGAATGTCAGCGTGGTTACTCTCATCCTCCGGATTGTTTTG GGATTTAGGTATGAAGAGGAGAGCCACAACTATGCTCCACAACAGTCTTATTCAGCTCCTATTCATATACCTAAGCACCAGGAGATGTTGCCAATGGAGTTAAATGGTCCTCCATTTGGTCAACCAACACCTTCAACACAAGTGCCTACTCAAGATGAGTTCGATGACATAGACAAGCTTGCACTTTTGAGTCTTGAGTTCACTTGGAGTGCCAAGGATGATCCTATTAGGAAGGTTATACTAGAtgaaatgaagaagatcaagagtgGGAATGAGCTAGTGGAAGAAGTAAAGAAGATTGAGAAGAACATCAACGCTGGCAGTACTATTTCTTCACAGCTTGAGCTGAGTAATTCTGGGATTCCCCTTGATACATGTGAGGTTCCAATACCGTCACATCCAGCTGAGAAAGATAGCAAGTGCCTTGAGGAAGAGATACCTCAGATTGAAGATGTACTCGTAGCCAAGGCACAAGATGATCCAGAGCTCAAATGCCCAAGTGATCAAGTTGAAGATCCAATGTCTATCCCTCCTGAAGAAGTAAAAGaagctgctgtagatgaagatgaagaacatgAGATTCATTTGCCTATTGTCATACCAGAGCGTGATGTGTCAGGTTTACCCAATCCTCTCGATGACATGCGTCCTTATGATTCCTTTGCTTCTACCTTGCATTGCATGATGCCATCTGTTAAAGTAGATTTGGAAAAGTATTTTCTTGTATATGATCATATATACCCTGTTAGTGGCATTACTCACATTAATGATGATCACAGTTACTTTCCTCGTGCTAGTCCTATGCTTAATGAAACATATCACTCCCATGCTAGTATTGAGCTTAATGATAAATATCATCCTCATGTTAGTGTTGACCTTGCTGATTTCTACCATCCTAAACATGTGCTTTATAGCTATGCTTATGTAATTGGATATTCGATTGATGACTTGGAGGGTATTATCCCTACCACTTGCATTGTCTCTTTGGTTGAGTGCTCTTTCAGGTTTTTGCTTCTGCATCGTTCACTTCATGCTGACCAGGTTCGAGGTGACATTCCTTGGGACCCTGGTGGACTCAGAGCATGGGGATGA